From Phycodurus eques isolate BA_2022a chromosome 20, UOR_Pequ_1.1, whole genome shotgun sequence, a single genomic window includes:
- the sdc2 gene encoding syndecan-2, with product MRNVCFILTVGLAVYLSGERIAEAAKTSSQADDLYLDDTGSGGYYPEDDDDFNSGSGSGAGEEVAEETVTVSMVYIAPKAVEPTKDSTKDFTPKVETATVREKASDSTPKKPFRTEAPVPVTEDMLRNQMTSTTTAPGSAQEPIEVRTENLFQRTEVLAAVIAGGVIGFLFAIFLILLLVYRMRKKDEGSYDLGERKPSGAAYQKAPTKEFYA from the exons ATAGCAGAGGCAGCCAAGACTTCCTCCCAGGCTGACGACTTATACCTGGATGACACAGGCTCAGGAGGTTATTATccagaagatgatgatgacttTAACTCGGGGTCTGGCTCTG GTGCAGGTGAAGAGGTGGCTGAAGAAACAGTGACAGTCAGTATGGTGTATATCGCACCCAAAGCAGTAGAacccaccaaggactccaccaAAGATTTCACCCCCAAGGTAGAGACAGCTACGGTCAGAGAAAAGGCCAGTGACAGCACACCTAAGAAACCATTCAGAACAGAG GCACCAGTGCCTGTTACAGAGGACATGCTGAGGAACCAGATGACGAGTACAACCACTGCCCCGGGCTCGGCTCAGGAGCCCATCGAGGTCCGCACCGAGAACCTTTTCCAAAGGACAGAGGTGTTGGCAG CCGTTATTGCTGGTGGGGTGATCGGATTCCTATTCGCCATCTTCCTCATCCTACTCCTAGTTTACCGCATGAGGAAGAAGGACGAGGGCAGCTATGACCTGGGTGAGAGGAAACCTTCTGGTGCAGCCTATCAGAAGGCCCCAACCAAGGAGTTTTATGCATAA